From Rutidosis leptorrhynchoides isolate AG116_Rl617_1_P2 chromosome 3, CSIRO_AGI_Rlap_v1, whole genome shotgun sequence, a single genomic window includes:
- the LOC139902445 gene encoding uncharacterized protein — protein sequence MNILSINIRGGKKRRKRVWVRDMCFKHGIQFLGVQETKMEKLEPFRIKCMWGNFCFEYACSLSRGRSGGILSIWDPNVLTKDQIWCSDNFVIMKGTWSGHSGDYFLVNIYSPQDPIAKIHLWVQLLEFKSQNDGIYIFFGDFNEVRSEEDRYGTLFNVHGATAFNTFISDAGLHDLPLGGRRYSWMNKSGSKMSLLDRFLVSSEEDFGPIPFKFFNSWMTRDGFKELVERVWNTECENDRLVVKLRKLKMEIKNWIGEVRDDEKGRINAIKLRIDEIEGKMDRSCASLEELDERTRIFGELNDCIDREEMDVIQKARVKWDIEGDENSGFFHAMINHKRSEGAIKGVILNGE from the exons ATGAATATTTTGTCGATTAATATTAGAGGGGGGAAGAAAAGGCGCAAGCGAGTATGGGTCCGTGATATGTGTTTCAAACATGGTATTCAATTTTTGGGAGTTCAAGAAACGAAGATGGAAAAACTAGAACCATTTCGTATTAAATGTATGTGGGGTAACTTTTGTTTCGAGTACGCATGTTCTCTTTCGAGAGGTCGTTCGGGAGGTATTCTATCGATATGGGATCCTAATGTTTTAACGAAGGATCAAATATGGTGTAGTGACAATTTTGTTATTATGAAGGGGACTTGGAGTGGTCACAGTGGCGATTATTTTTTAGTAAATATTTATAGTCCTCAGGATCCGATTGCTAAGATTCACTTATGGGTGCAGTTATTGGAATTTAAGTCGCAGAATGATGGTATCTATATATTTTTTGGTGACTTTAATGAAGTTCGTTCAGAGGAGGATAGATATGGCACTTTGTTTAACGTTCATGGTGCAACAGCTTTTAACACTTTTATTAGTGATGCAGGTCTCCATGATTTACCATTGGGAGGAAGGAGATACTCGTGGATGAATAAGTCGGGATCAAAGATGAGTTTGCTAGACAGATTTTTGGTTTCTTCTGAG GAGGATTTCGGGCCAATTCCTTTTAAGTTTTTTAATTCTTGGATGACGAGGGATGGTTTCAAGGAACTTGTTGAAAGGGTTTGGAATACAGAGTGTGAAAATGACAGATTGGTGGTTAAGCTGCGCAAATTAAAAATGGAAATAAAAAACTGGATTGGCGAGGTGCGAGATGATGAAAAAGGTAGAATTAATGCTATCAAGTTACGGATTGATGAGATAGAGGGAAAGATGGATCGTTCGTGTGCCTCTCTTGAGGAGTTAGACGAGAGGACACGGATCTTTGGTGAATTGAATGATTGTATTGATAGAGAGGAGATGGATGTGATTCAAAAAGCTCGTGTAAAATGGGATATAGAAGGGGATGAAAATTCGGGATTTTTTCATGCCATGATTAATCATAAGCGTAGCGAAGGTGCAATTAAAGGGGTGATTTTAAATGGTGAATGA